One genomic region from Leptospiraceae bacterium encodes:
- a CDS encoding polysaccharide deacetylase family protein, producing the protein MYPLRFLAFCILGMVYTSCSSIHNYFFKKKENTEIFPYSPPYTVIYSGKEEIPDRTVYLTFDDGPTFLSSKILDILNKENIRATFFICAKLKKEKSRFQVFKTPLIRMVQEGHVIGNHTFSHPNLSGLSDKKILHEIQLNQELLDEALGTRSPKMIFIRPPFGIPWKGNRSEKERQRVLNILKNEGIIVMWNLNSKDANDWVSGEWYEEGKRINPTSLAFQKKRKKMYQHIRNEVNGKGLIILFHDTHNTSLEVLPELIKLFKEQNYKFQTIREYFIWKHAKNKELPKN; encoded by the coding sequence ATGTATCCTCTACGTTTTTTAGCTTTTTGCATTTTAGGGATGGTTTATACTTCCTGTAGCAGTATCCATAACTATTTCTTTAAAAAAAAAGAGAACACAGAAATCTTTCCTTACTCCCCTCCCTATACAGTTATTTATTCCGGTAAAGAAGAAATACCGGATAGAACAGTATACCTAACTTTTGATGATGGACCTACATTTCTAAGTTCTAAAATTCTTGATATATTAAATAAGGAGAATATTCGAGCTACCTTTTTTATTTGTGCTAAATTGAAAAAAGAAAAAAGCCGGTTCCAGGTTTTTAAAACTCCTTTGATTCGAATGGTTCAAGAAGGACATGTTATCGGGAACCATACTTTTTCCCATCCAAATCTGTCCGGTCTATCCGATAAAAAAATTCTTCACGAAATTCAACTCAATCAAGAACTTTTAGACGAGGCCCTTGGCACCCGGAGTCCTAAAATGATTTTCATACGTCCTCCTTTTGGAATTCCCTGGAAAGGAAATCGAAGTGAAAAGGAAAGACAGCGTGTTTTGAACATATTAAAAAATGAAGGAATTATTGTTATGTGGAATCTAAATTCAAAAGATGCTAATGACTGGGTTTCGGGTGAATGGTACGAAGAAGGAAAAAGAATAAACCCGACTTCATTAGCTTTTCAAAAAAAACGAAAGAAAATGTATCAGCATATCCGGAATGAAGTAAATGGCAAAGGTCTCATTATCCTTTTTCATGATACCCATAATACCTCCCTGGAAGTTTTACCGGAGCTTATTAAATTATTTAAAGAACAAAATTATAAATTTCAAACGATTCGTGAATATTTTATCTGGAAACATGCGAAAAACAAGGAACTCCCAAAGAACTAA
- a CDS encoding adenylate/guanylate cyclase domain-containing protein, whose protein sequence is MKALFLLLFCFLSFGIGAKEKVSLDLSRQTWYGKKLEGEDRVQTLLAQIGKNSGFQVLPSFPVYLNQIFLVQKSDTNLQRYLIFSRFSLPKSLYDSSKSPAIFFSGIGENYEIFLNGHSIHRELYIEKNKIFRYRTIDGLGIFPDKSFFQKEDNILAIYFVGDPPSSPIDFNSHLGLYFSRGYEILETNVLFNRRGENFSIVLNGVYLFFGLFYIFIFFKTRREKTYFYFGLYAVFLSLYLFHRTELITLLYKDSAIKDRFEYTLLFLLIPVFLYFLFELFFSERKKFGILKFITFTYIAFSLGSLSLPHIYHRSILKLWQYTSIPSLLYCLWVLSLAVYRKKPLSKEVGLGFAGLFLVNLWDILDAGIFRTGIRISQYGFMAYIIVLIMILINQLLNYQIEVEKQKDAFIKFVPFNFIQLLSKKSISDLQLGDQIQQEMTILFSDIRSFTSLSEKMSPKQNFDFINTYLNKSSPAIRDHQGFIDKYLGDGIMAIFPHRPEDAIRAAISMLEGVHRYNNERVSNGLRPIGVGIGIHTGNLMLGIIGENQRYECTVISDAVNLASRIEGLTKIYSASILISEITYLKLSNPKDYEIRIVDRVTVKGKTEAIKIYEVIDGLSLRIRNLKIQTRDNFETGVHFYAEQKFDEAEYFFQEVLKVDPLDKAAELYLARISFYRKHGIPMHWDGIERLEHK, encoded by the coding sequence ATGAAAGCACTATTTCTTCTTCTGTTCTGTTTTTTGTCCTTTGGAATTGGGGCAAAAGAAAAGGTCTCTCTCGACCTTAGCCGGCAAACCTGGTATGGAAAAAAGTTGGAAGGGGAGGATAGGGTTCAGACACTTTTGGCCCAGATTGGAAAAAATAGTGGTTTTCAGGTTTTACCTTCTTTTCCTGTTTATCTGAATCAGATTTTTTTGGTTCAGAAATCGGACACAAACCTTCAGAGGTATCTAATTTTTTCTCGTTTTTCCTTACCCAAATCTTTATATGATTCCTCGAAAAGTCCGGCGATTTTTTTTTCCGGAATAGGAGAAAACTACGAGATATTTTTAAACGGACATTCTATACACAGAGAGCTCTATATTGAAAAGAATAAAATTTTTCGTTATAGAACCATAGATGGTCTGGGAATTTTTCCGGATAAATCTTTTTTTCAGAAAGAAGATAATATTCTGGCTATTTACTTTGTGGGAGATCCACCTTCTTCTCCGATTGATTTTAATTCCCATCTCGGCCTTTATTTTTCTAGGGGCTATGAAATTTTAGAAACGAATGTATTGTTCAATCGTCGAGGTGAAAACTTTTCCATTGTTTTAAACGGGGTGTATTTATTTTTCGGACTTTTTTATATATTCATTTTTTTCAAAACACGAAGGGAAAAAACGTATTTTTATTTTGGCCTGTATGCTGTTTTTTTATCCCTGTATTTATTTCACCGAACCGAGCTAATCACTCTTCTGTATAAGGATAGTGCAATAAAAGATAGATTTGAATATACTTTATTGTTTCTTCTCATCCCGGTGTTTTTATATTTTCTTTTTGAGCTATTCTTTTCCGAAAGGAAAAAATTTGGGATTCTAAAATTCATTACATTTACATATATTGCATTTTCCCTGGGATCTTTAAGCCTTCCTCATATATATCACCGTAGCATTTTAAAACTCTGGCAGTATACTTCTATCCCTTCCCTTCTGTATTGCTTGTGGGTACTGTCCCTTGCTGTCTATAGAAAGAAACCCTTATCAAAAGAAGTAGGACTCGGTTTTGCCGGACTTTTTCTTGTGAATTTATGGGATATATTGGATGCCGGAATTTTTAGAACCGGTATTCGGATAAGCCAGTATGGTTTTATGGCTTATATTATCGTATTAATCATGATCCTGATAAACCAGCTCTTAAACTATCAGATAGAAGTAGAAAAACAAAAAGATGCCTTTATCAAGTTTGTTCCTTTTAATTTTATTCAGCTTCTTTCCAAGAAATCGATTTCAGACTTACAACTGGGGGATCAGATTCAACAGGAGATGACGATTCTTTTTTCCGATATTCGTTCGTTTACAAGTTTATCAGAGAAAATGTCACCCAAACAGAATTTTGATTTTATCAATACCTATCTAAATAAGTCCAGCCCGGCTATCCGTGACCATCAGGGTTTTATTGATAAATATCTCGGAGATGGAATTATGGCTATCTTTCCTCATCGTCCGGAAGATGCCATTCGAGCTGCTATCAGTATGTTAGAAGGGGTGCATCGATATAATAATGAGAGAGTGAGTAATGGTTTGAGACCAATAGGAGTTGGAATCGGAATTCATACAGGAAATTTGATGTTGGGAATAATTGGAGAAAATCAAAGGTATGAATGTACAGTGATCTCGGATGCAGTCAATTTGGCATCGAGGATAGAGGGTCTAACTAAGATCTATTCGGCTTCGATTCTTATCAGTGAAATAACTTATTTAAAACTTTCCAACCCTAAAGATTATGAAATTCGTATTGTAGATAGAGTAACAGTAAAAGGAAAAACAGAAGCCATTAAGATCTATGAAGTCATTGATGGGCTTTCTCTAAGGATTCGTAATCTGAAGATTCAAACCCGGGATAATTTTGAGACCGGTGTACATTTTTATGCGGAACAAAAATTTGATGAAGCTGAATATTTCTTTCAGGAAGTTTTGAAGGTTGACCCACTGGACAAAGCAGCTGAACTTTATCTTGCCAGAATTTCTTTTTATAGAAAGCATGGAATTCCTATGCACTGGGATGGTATTGAAAGGCTGGAGCATAAATAG
- a CDS encoding TIGR01777 family protein — protein MATVEKENTIGIIGGTGLIGSELTKEFLRHSFRIKIFSRGNKLPPSLQGLSGVSLIQTEQVQAGDLEGLKYLFNLAGEKIIGRWSDVKKDLLWSSRVNSTRALVSELKKTEKKPEVLVNASAVGYYGMHPASSPVFTENSKCGEDFLSRLCFDWEKEAFEAEEFGVSVRLARIGIVLSNRGGALKEMLPAFRLFLGGPVGNGEQYMSWIHIEDIVRALHFIVNTEEKRGIYNLSAPHPVSNREFTETLARTLSRPNFFRVPNVTLKFLFGEGASILTQGQNVLPAALLNAGFQFRYNTLESALRNLLV, from the coding sequence ATGGCGACTGTCGAAAAGGAAAATACAATCGGGATTATTGGTGGAACCGGGCTGATTGGTTCTGAGCTGACAAAAGAATTTCTCAGGCATAGTTTTAGGATTAAAATTTTCTCCCGCGGAAATAAACTTCCTCCCTCTCTTCAGGGTCTTTCCGGAGTATCTTTAATCCAGACAGAGCAGGTTCAGGCCGGAGATCTGGAAGGTTTGAAGTATCTATTTAATCTTGCAGGTGAAAAAATTATCGGCAGGTGGTCGGATGTAAAAAAAGATCTACTCTGGTCTTCAAGGGTGAACTCTACAAGAGCTCTTGTCAGCGAGCTGAAAAAAACAGAGAAGAAACCGGAAGTGTTGGTCAATGCCTCAGCGGTAGGTTATTACGGAATGCACCCTGCCTCTTCCCCGGTATTTACAGAAAATTCAAAGTGCGGAGAGGATTTTTTAAGCAGGCTCTGTTTTGATTGGGAGAAAGAAGCTTTTGAAGCAGAGGAATTTGGGGTATCGGTTCGACTGGCTCGAATTGGAATTGTGCTTTCTAATAGAGGAGGGGCACTCAAAGAAATGTTACCGGCTTTTCGCTTATTTTTAGGAGGCCCTGTAGGGAATGGAGAGCAGTATATGAGCTGGATCCACATAGAGGATATTGTCAGGGCCCTGCATTTTATTGTAAATACAGAAGAAAAAAGAGGGATTTACAATTTATCGGCTCCTCATCCGGTTTCCAATCGGGAGTTTACCGAAACCCTGGCCCGAACTCTTTCCCGTCCTAATTTTTTCCGGGTTCCAAATGTAACTTTGAAATTTCTCTTTGGTGAAGGAGCCAGCATTCTCACACAGGGACAGAATGTGCTACCGGCAGCTTTACTCAATGCCGGTTTTCAATTTCGTTATAATACCCTCGAATCGGCCCTCAGGAATCTCCTGGTATGA
- a CDS encoding cytochrome c encodes MRIQKLLIALFVAFISLQFAVNCGGDKTDNTNKENSGTTENKTETTPSNEGGLSADEKKGQELFSQNCASCHGEKGLGDGPAAAALNPKPRKFNAPASEWKNGNTEDKILKTLNEGISGSPMVAYKHLGDENLKALAKYILFLSKQK; translated from the coding sequence ATGAGGATTCAAAAACTACTCATAGCTTTGTTTGTTGCCTTTATATCTCTGCAATTTGCAGTAAATTGTGGTGGTGACAAAACCGACAATACAAACAAGGAAAATAGCGGAACTACAGAAAATAAAACCGAAACAACTCCTTCCAATGAAGGTGGACTTTCTGCAGATGAAAAAAAAGGACAGGAACTTTTCTCTCAAAACTGTGCTTCCTGCCACGGTGAAAAAGGTCTGGGAGATGGTCCTGCTGCGGCAGCTTTAAATCCTAAACCCAGAAAATTTAATGCACCTGCATCTGAGTGGAAGAACGGAAATACTGAGGACAAAATTCTGAAAACTTTGAATGAAGGAATTAGTGGTTCTCCTATGGTGGCTTATAAGCACCTTGGAGATGAAAACCTCAAAGCTCTAGCTAAATATATCCTTTTCTTATCCAAGCAGAAATAA
- a CDS encoding STAS domain-containing protein translates to MEDDFNIKLGFEKEGVPVIFISGEITSEADEDIVNSYDSIPSEKKNRVLIDFSKTTYINSAGIATLISLITRASENQGKIEFSGLNDHFKKVMDIVGLTDFVIIHDDLEQALR, encoded by the coding sequence ATGGAAGATGATTTTAATATAAAGCTGGGTTTTGAAAAAGAAGGCGTACCTGTGATTTTTATTTCGGGTGAAATTACCTCGGAAGCAGATGAAGATATTGTAAACTCCTATGACTCAATTCCTTCAGAGAAAAAGAATCGAGTTTTGATTGATTTCTCAAAGACAACCTATATTAACTCCGCAGGGATTGCCACTTTAATTAGCCTGATTACCAGGGCATCTGAGAATCAGGGCAAAATAGAGTTCTCCGGCTTGAATGATCATTTTAAAAAAGTGATGGATATTGTAGGACTAACCGATTTTGTAATTATCCATGATGACCTTGAACAGGCCCTTAGGTGA
- a CDS encoding GDP-mannose 4,6-dehydratase: MRKAFISGVNGQDGAWLAQLLLNRGYQVTGGIRDTDRSDLWRLETLGIKEKINYKEFKLEDAHSTERIFQDETYHEFYHLAAQSSVGQSYAQSLQTAKTVGFSLNYILDALKMHSPQTKFFQAGSAEIFGNTNDFPQTEETPISPINPYGCAKAYAHFLCKVYRESHELFITNGILYNHESELRGSHFLSRKIISHIAGLYRGKREVLELGNLNSVRDWGYAKEYVEGIFLSLQNAKPDSFIFSTGKTASVRDFVNKAYSLIDIELEWSGEGLEEKAYNKRNSELQVRINPQFFRPAEIQTLCGNPQKAENTLGWKAKSGISEIAKFMFDHELKIFY; the protein is encoded by the coding sequence ATGAGAAAGGCTTTTATCAGCGGAGTAAATGGTCAGGATGGAGCCTGGCTGGCACAACTTCTCCTCAACAGGGGCTATCAAGTCACGGGAGGTATTCGAGATACCGACCGCTCCGATCTCTGGAGACTTGAGACCCTCGGAATAAAAGAAAAAATCAACTATAAAGAATTCAAACTCGAAGATGCCCACTCCACTGAGCGTATTTTTCAGGATGAAACCTACCATGAGTTTTACCACCTTGCTGCCCAGAGTTCTGTAGGGCAGAGTTATGCCCAATCCCTCCAAACAGCAAAAACAGTCGGATTTTCCTTGAATTATATACTCGATGCCCTCAAAATGCATTCTCCCCAGACGAAGTTTTTCCAGGCTGGTTCGGCTGAAATATTCGGAAATACAAATGATTTTCCCCAGACTGAAGAAACCCCGATTTCTCCAATTAATCCCTACGGTTGTGCTAAAGCTTATGCCCACTTCCTCTGCAAAGTTTACCGGGAAAGCCATGAGCTTTTCATCACAAATGGTATCCTTTATAACCATGAATCAGAATTGCGGGGAAGCCATTTCTTGAGTCGTAAAATTATCTCTCATATTGCAGGTCTTTACAGGGGAAAGAGGGAAGTTCTGGAACTGGGAAATCTTAACTCCGTTCGAGATTGGGGCTATGCAAAAGAATATGTCGAAGGAATTTTCTTAAGCTTACAAAATGCAAAACCTGATTCTTTTATTTTCTCCACCGGAAAAACTGCTTCGGTAAGAGACTTTGTCAACAAAGCTTATTCGCTCATCGATATAGAACTGGAATGGTCAGGGGAAGGTTTAGAAGAAAAAGCTTATAATAAACGAAATTCCGAGTTACAGGTTCGCATAAATCCTCAATTTTTTCGACCCGCAGAAATTCAAACCCTCTGCGGAAACCCACAAAAAGCTGAGAATACTCTGGGCTGGAAAGCAAAATCAGGTATTTCAGAAATTGCAAAATTCATGTTCGATCACGAACTAAAGATTTTTTATTGA
- the sppA gene encoding signal peptide peptidase SppA encodes MKKENIFILSFLVLSLVSVFLSFFQLNTNVSARRNPDASLYIIKIEGEIHSGRSTYQSTGADTILAKLRSLERKPEIKGLLLEINSPGGTVAASQEIYQELMHLRKTKKIVVSMKDLAASGGYYIASAADYIFAEPGTITGSIGVITMSPNVSGLLEKYNVSMRVYKAGRYKDMLSMFRDALPEENRFIQNLLSDTYTQFISDVAKGRKLEEDLVRDFAEGKIYSGSRAKKLKLVDELGGRREARDKLSELCGYKEALPVIEEDESPFDRFMHLLNTKFSGIQTGKDFIFQEFRNQPVLVLFPFWVGHK; translated from the coding sequence ATGAAAAAAGAAAATATTTTTATCCTGAGCTTTCTCGTTCTAAGTCTCGTTTCTGTATTCCTGAGTTTTTTTCAACTCAATACGAATGTATCTGCCAGGCGTAATCCGGATGCGAGTCTGTATATAATAAAGATTGAAGGAGAAATTCACTCCGGTCGCTCAACCTATCAATCTACAGGAGCTGATACGATTCTTGCAAAACTCCGAAGCCTGGAAAGAAAACCGGAGATAAAAGGACTTTTACTGGAAATTAATTCTCCCGGTGGGACGGTGGCTGCTTCCCAGGAAATTTACCAGGAACTAATGCACTTAAGGAAAACAAAAAAGATAGTAGTATCCATGAAAGATCTGGCTGCTTCGGGGGGATACTATATTGCCTCTGCGGCAGATTATATTTTTGCTGAACCCGGAACCATTACCGGTTCTATAGGTGTGATTACTATGAGTCCTAATGTAAGCGGATTATTAGAAAAATACAATGTTTCTATGCGGGTTTACAAGGCCGGTAGATACAAAGATATGCTATCTATGTTTCGGGATGCATTACCGGAAGAGAACCGGTTTATCCAGAATCTCTTAAGTGATACCTATACACAGTTTATATCTGATGTGGCGAAAGGTAGAAAATTAGAAGAGGATTTGGTTCGAGATTTTGCTGAAGGGAAAATTTATTCGGGGAGTCGGGCAAAGAAACTCAAATTGGTTGATGAACTGGGTGGTAGGAGAGAAGCAAGAGATAAGCTTTCCGAATTATGTGGTTATAAAGAAGCTTTACCTGTTATTGAAGAAGACGAATCCCCCTTTGATAGATTTATGCATCTATTAAATACCAAATTTTCCGGGATTCAGACAGGGAAAGATTTCATTTTTCAAGAATTTCGAAATCAGCCCGTTCTGGTTTTATTTCCTTTCTGGGTAGGGCATAAATGA
- the surE gene encoding 5'/3'-nucleotidase SurE gives MNILISNDDGIACNGILALEKVLQKKHKVFLVAPLKEKSATSQAMSIFDTLRVERVNDNHYIVDGFPVDCVNIGLHGKIFPFIDMVISGINRGVNMGYDVHYSGTVGAARHGAINNCYALAVSSGKLGHNDDYIEEAEFISSLIEEKFEYFKKKVVYNINLPPGFNKNLSELEITKPGIRTYKDEYKVQNIIGNVFEFCLGGSELGHRSMEGSDFDAYDRGNVSITPLSLESLHEGEYTDMKQYFHGTKI, from the coding sequence TTGAATATTTTGATAAGCAATGATGATGGGATTGCCTGTAATGGAATATTGGCTCTGGAAAAGGTTTTACAAAAGAAGCATAAGGTTTTTTTAGTAGCTCCTCTGAAAGAGAAATCAGCTACTTCCCAGGCCATGTCTATATTTGATACTCTTAGGGTGGAAAGGGTGAATGATAACCATTATATAGTTGATGGTTTTCCGGTCGACTGTGTGAATATAGGTTTGCATGGAAAAATTTTCCCCTTCATTGATATGGTAATCTCCGGAATAAATCGGGGAGTCAATATGGGGTATGATGTTCATTATTCGGGTACGGTAGGGGCGGCCAGGCATGGTGCTATTAATAATTGTTATGCCCTTGCAGTAAGCTCCGGAAAGTTAGGCCATAACGATGACTATATAGAAGAAGCCGAATTTATATCGAGTTTGATAGAAGAAAAATTTGAGTATTTTAAAAAAAAAGTGGTTTATAATATAAATCTTCCTCCTGGTTTCAATAAAAACCTGTCTGAATTAGAAATAACAAAACCCGGAATACGGACGTATAAAGATGAATACAAAGTCCAAAATATCATTGGGAATGTATTTGAATTTTGTCTGGGTGGTTCTGAACTCGGCCATAGGTCAATGGAGGGTTCTGATTTTGATGCCTATGACAGAGGAAATGTGAGTATTACTCCACTCAGTCTGGAATCATTGCATGAAGGTGAATACACTGACATGAAGCAATATTTTCATGGTACAAAGATATGA
- a CDS encoding tetratricopeptide repeat protein produces MKKKKYLQEIEKGNYALALSLLEQELEKQNRQNPELLYNFAICCSRTGNHKKCIQTLDEILGKFGKFIERDNVFRMLIYSEIQLENLDRALVLIEERLKYAIDDIRLLSFQAFIYEKQGLVEDAILVHRKILKVKPGYRNSLNSLSYLLVNERKPSQEELNLAVDCIKSAMKTDPSNPAYLDTFGVLLQSMGSYEQAEQALRLALKKLPGHDEILQHLADLEFKKSEIYEPIPVDEDYLTEQQSLQEDIFAEEKLFGKQQDAALGKLANRTPREQKVMKETKLLMDELRMQSEDLGL; encoded by the coding sequence ATGAAGAAAAAGAAGTATTTACAGGAAATAGAAAAAGGAAATTACGCCCTTGCTTTGAGTCTTCTTGAACAAGAGCTGGAAAAACAAAACAGGCAAAATCCGGAACTACTATATAATTTTGCTATATGCTGTTCGAGAACGGGGAATCATAAGAAATGTATTCAGACTCTGGATGAAATCCTTGGGAAATTTGGAAAATTTATCGAGAGAGATAATGTGTTTCGAATGCTCATATATTCGGAAATACAATTAGAAAATCTGGATAGAGCTCTTGTATTAATTGAGGAAAGGCTAAAATATGCGATTGATGATATACGTCTTTTATCTTTTCAAGCCTTTATATATGAAAAGCAGGGTCTTGTCGAAGATGCGATTTTAGTTCATAGAAAAATTCTTAAGGTAAAACCCGGCTACAGGAATTCATTAAACTCCTTAAGTTATCTTCTTGTAAATGAGAGAAAGCCTTCACAGGAAGAATTGAACCTGGCTGTGGATTGCATTAAATCAGCCATGAAAACAGATCCCTCAAACCCGGCTTATCTCGATACATTTGGTGTATTATTGCAATCTATGGGTAGTTATGAACAGGCGGAGCAGGCTTTGCGTCTTGCTTTAAAGAAACTTCCGGGACATGACGAAATACTACAACATCTCGCAGATCTGGAGTTTAAGAAATCTGAGATATATGAACCTATCCCGGTAGATGAAGACTATCTGACAGAGCAACAGAGCTTACAGGAAGATATTTTTGCCGAGGAAAAACTATTTGGAAAACAGCAGGATGCCGCACTCGGTAAACTGGCCAACCGCACACCCAGAGAGCAGAAAGTAATGAAAGAGACAAAGCTACTCATGGACGAACTTCGAATGCAGTCTGAAGATCTTGGCTTGTAG
- a CDS encoding IS1182 family transposase, whose protein sequence is MNYIQGTSREQIVLYSECLDNVIKEDSPVRVIDAYVDNLDLKKLGFKIPKLETGKPPYNPHDLLKIYLYGYIERIRSSRKLEKECNRNQELRWLTKNLAPDFKTIADFRKNNKDGIKNIFKEFLFFCKKMNLLTLSIVGIDGTKLRAQNGQNNVFKRERIENIEQNIKSKIQEYLEELELNDISEANELNLKDGDEARDVLNKLKRLTKYNDKVKGIRELFENDPELQVYFANDTDSRFQSDKGKIRPGYNAQTAVDNTNKLIIANDVSQKSNDLEQMTPMIEKVQSIKEELKIENETNAVMDSGYFSEKEIMNNKDKSGINIIVPDTKSALDSNNKRECKSNPDKLPAKGYEIQDFVYDKERDIYVCPAGKELNRQNENPRQTSYGIYVNEYKCKECKDCFHRAKCTNSKTGRTIRVSINRETMDDFKKEMGNEENKKLIRKRKEIVEHPFGTIKRNLGFTYFIQKGIRSVQAEFSFICFAYNFKRVINILGIRAFIDAVNAK, encoded by the coding sequence ATGAATTATATACAAGGAACTTCTCGAGAACAGATAGTATTATACAGTGAATGTTTGGATAACGTCATAAAAGAAGATAGTCCGGTAAGGGTTATTGATGCCTATGTTGATAATCTCGATCTTAAAAAATTAGGTTTTAAAATTCCAAAGTTAGAAACAGGTAAACCACCATATAATCCACATGATTTACTAAAAATATATTTATACGGATATATAGAACGAATCCGAAGTAGCAGAAAATTAGAGAAGGAATGTAATAGAAACCAGGAACTTAGGTGGTTAACAAAGAATCTCGCCCCGGATTTTAAGACAATAGCTGATTTTCGAAAAAATAATAAAGATGGAATAAAAAATATCTTCAAAGAGTTTTTATTCTTTTGCAAGAAAATGAATCTACTAACTCTTTCAATAGTTGGAATTGATGGAACGAAGCTAAGAGCACAGAACGGACAAAATAATGTATTTAAAAGAGAGCGTATTGAAAATATCGAGCAAAATATAAAATCCAAAATACAGGAATATTTGGAGGAATTAGAATTGAATGATATTTCCGAAGCAAATGAACTAAATCTTAAAGATGGAGATGAAGCCAGGGATGTATTAAATAAACTAAAAAGACTAACGAAATACAATGATAAAGTGAAAGGGATTCGGGAATTATTTGAAAACGACCCGGAACTACAGGTCTATTTTGCTAACGACACAGATTCAAGATTTCAAAGTGACAAAGGAAAAATTCGTCCTGGATATAATGCCCAAACTGCAGTGGATAATACAAATAAGTTGATTATTGCAAATGATGTATCGCAAAAGTCAAATGACCTGGAACAAATGACTCCTATGATTGAAAAAGTCCAGTCGATAAAAGAAGAACTTAAAATAGAAAATGAGACAAATGCAGTAATGGATTCCGGATATTTTAGTGAAAAAGAAATAATGAATAATAAAGATAAATCGGGGATAAATATTATAGTACCAGATACCAAATCTGCACTGGATAGTAATAATAAGCGTGAATGTAAAAGTAATCCTGATAAACTTCCTGCAAAAGGATATGAAATCCAGGATTTTGTTTATGATAAAGAGCGGGATATATACGTATGTCCGGCAGGAAAAGAATTAAATAGACAAAATGAAAATCCAAGACAGACGTCATACGGGATTTATGTAAATGAGTATAAATGTAAGGAATGTAAAGATTGTTTTCATAGAGCAAAATGTACCAATAGTAAAACTGGACGAACTATTCGGGTCTCGATAAACCGAGAGACAATGGATGATTTTAAAAAAGAGATGGGGAACGAGGAAAATAAAAAGCTAATTCGTAAACGTAAGGAGATTGTGGAACACCCATTTGGCACTATAAAGAGAAATTTGGGGTTCACTTACTTTATACAAAAAGGAATTAGAAGCGTTCAGGCCGAATTTAGTTTCATATGTTTTGCTTATAATTTTAAAAGAGTCATAAATATTCTGGGAATAAGGGCTTTTATAGATGCTGTAAATGCAAAATAG
- a CDS encoding radical SAM protein: MIRLRKKYLELLIKKGIINIAFSGGESLLRSDLQELIIFTSSLKATSIQISNNKLTKEKITPNIFVISNGSLISNQFLDFCQEYKIRLSMSLPGISTYNEHTQFGTAKTILHWFEEAKKRNILTTVNITVTKRNFFELYETISLALISGADSLLLNRFLPGGRGIENSEELLLSIKEINEMLDIAEDILQKSNRFGSVGTELPKCILNRKDYKHLKVGTRCSAALDFFTIDPSGYIRACNHSENRLVHISEFEKLKNNSIWKQFVMKDYKPIMCNNCEYIYDCDGGCREAANICGGCINAKDPIFI, from the coding sequence ATGATACGCTTACGGAAAAAATATCTAGAACTATTAATAAAAAAAGGGATAATAAACATTGCTTTTTCAGGAGGAGAGAGTCTATTAAGGAGCGATCTTCAAGAACTAATAATTTTTACATCAAGCTTAAAAGCTACTTCAATACAAATTAGTAATAATAAGCTAACTAAAGAAAAAATAACTCCAAACATTTTTGTAATATCAAATGGGAGTTTGATAAGTAATCAATTTTTAGATTTTTGTCAAGAATATAAAATTCGTCTCAGTATGAGTTTACCAGGAATATCGACTTATAATGAACATACCCAATTTGGAACAGCAAAAACTATACTTCATTGGTTTGAGGAAGCAAAAAAAAGAAATATTCTAACGACTGTCAATATTACAGTAACGAAGAGAAATTTTTTTGAACTATACGAAACAATTTCATTAGCTCTTATTTCTGGTGCAGACAGTTTATTGTTGAACAGATTTTTACCTGGAGGAAGGGGGATAGAAAATTCTGAAGAGTTGTTATTGTCAATAAAAGAAATAAATGAGATGTTAGATATAGCTGAAGATATTTTGCAAAAATCAAACAGATTTGGAAGTGTAGGAACTGAACTTCCAAAATGTATTTTAAATAGAAAGGATTACAAACATCTAAAAGTCGGAACAAGATGCTCAGCTGCACTTGATTTTTTTACAATTGATCCTTCTGGATATATTCGAGCTTGTAATCATTCTGAAAATAGACTAGTACATATATCTGAATTTGAGAAATTAAAAAATAATAGCATTTGGAAACAATTTGTTATGAAAGATTATAAACCAATAATGTGTAATAATTGCGAATACATTTATGATTGTGATGGTGGATGTCGAGAAGCAGCAAATATTTGTGGAGGATGTATAAATGCTAAAGACCCAATTTTTATATGA